A DNA window from Camelina sativa cultivar DH55 chromosome 13, Cs, whole genome shotgun sequence contains the following coding sequences:
- the LOC104736722 gene encoding agamous-like MADS-box protein AGL93 encodes MASSSMLTKDKTTKLFSVRNRRCFKKQTSLSSVSKKTTNLPLREQTMFKKASELSILCDVEVCVIYYNRDGELVRTWPEDQSKVRDMAERFSKLDDRERRKKSTDLSLFLNKKTLKDKKTSFDITDNKCSEKVLEMEASLESSLRVLQDKLLRLQNQTEPDQNHVVSSVGFFTTDPSLMSGVSKTEQDLSTPSLTQQQQSKVSVFLYNHDNDSLCQLPNSISTFDPSMSTASLGAQGLCLRSNESDLLMVFPPQMQTQTPPPVHFDRFAGWNNQTPSSFADPMIFSSYN; translated from the coding sequence atggcttcttcttcaatgttgaCGAAGGACAAAACAACGAAATTGTTTTCGGTGAGAAATCGAAGATGTTTCAAGAAACAAACCTCGCTCTCTTCCGTTTCAAAGAAGACAACAAATCTTCCTTTGAGAGAACAAACCATGTTTAAGAAAGCCTCCGAGCTTTCGATCCTTTGCGATGTCGAAGTCTGTGTTATATACTACAACCGTGACGGAGAACTCGTCAGGACATGGCCGGAAGATCAATCCAAGGTTCGGGACATGGCGGAGAGATTCAGCAAACTCGACGATAGAGAGAGACGCAAGAAAAGCACAGacctttctctgtttctgaatAAGAAGACCCTCAAAGACAAGAAGACATCTTTTGATATCACGGACAACAAATGCTCTGAGAAAGTATTGGAGATGGAGGCTTCGTTAGAGAGTTCTCTACGGGTGTTACAAGATAAGCTGCTTCGGTTACAGAACCAGACAGAACCCGATCAGAACCATGTGGTGTCTTCCGTCGGCTTCTTCACAACAGATCCATCATTGATGAGCGGTGtgtcaaaaacagagcaagacctATCGACGCCATCATTGACTCAACAACAACAGAGCAAAGTTTCAGTCTTTCTCTATAACCATGACAACGATAGCTTATGTCAACTCCCTAACTCTATTTCTACCTTTGACCCATCGATGAGTACGGCTTCACTTGGGGCACAAGGACTTTGTCTAAGAAGTAACGAATCTGATCTTCTCATGGTATTTCCTCCTCAGATGCAGACACAAACCCCACCACCTGTCCACTTTGATCGGTTTGCGGGGTGGAATAATCAAACTCCGTCGTCTTTTGCTGATCCAATGATATTCTCTTCTTACAATTGA